The Colletotrichum higginsianum IMI 349063 chromosome 2, whole genome shotgun sequence genome has a segment encoding these proteins:
- a CDS encoding Telomerase activating protein Est1, with amino-acid sequence MGDHIEAAKQAWHQAQKLRKHLQKEIEKLKSDSDGNDLKHFEALEGVISSLRLACLHVIFHDFEYSATEKVDSNLWQAHSIVNSEYRKVLGRLRSSQLAVQKRKLDRMYSAFLKTAQKFYIAFIQRLSAVYPISELQRIAEGIKAEKLAEENPMANTTPAVRQIILKYVHSALIHLGDLSRYRMQARHRVPSYEAALTYYSLAHDIVPTSGFAHHQMGIIYLDEKKHLDIIYHFYRAMAIEEPHPMASQNLEAELKSLQGPITPARRTGPPDTQEAFVAWFVRLHSHFSKGEIFSSYQELEKEVVNHLEIAIKAPNTQAMLLKMVLLNISAFYASNEKLNGKWKH; translated from the exons ATGGGTGATCACATAGAAGCTGCAAAGCAGGCCTGGCA CCAAGCCCAGAAGCTTCGCAAACATCTGCAGAAGGAGATTGAGAAGCTCAAGAGCGACTCCGATGGCAACGACCTTAAGCATTTCGAGGCCTTAGAGGGCGTCATTTCCTC TCTCCGACTCGCTTGCCTCCACGTCATATTTCACGATTTCGAGTATTCCGCCACCGAAAAGGTCGATTCCAACCTTTGGCAAGCACACAGTATTGTCAATAGCGAGTACCGAAAGGTTCTCGGTCGTCTGAGATCGTCGCAGCTTGCTGTACAGAAGCGCAAACTGGATAGGATGTACAGCGCCTTCCTGAAGACTGCGCAGAAGTTCTACATCGCCTTCATCCAGCGGCTGTCCGCCGTCTACCCGATTTCCGAGCTCCAGCGCATTGCAGAGGGCATCAAGGCagagaagctggccgaggagaaccCCATGGCCAATACCACGCCCGCTGTCCGCCAAATCATCCTCAAATATGTCCACTCAGCGCTCATTCACCTCGGTGACCTCTCACGATACCGGATGCAAGCACGCCACAGGGTCCCCAGCTACGAGGCGGCCTTGACCTACTATTCCCTCGCCCACGACATCGTCCCCACCTCGGGCTTCGCGCACCACCAAATGGGTATCATCTATTTGGATGAGAAGAAACACCTAGACATTATATACCACTTCTATCGTGCCATGGCCATCGAGGAACCTCATCCAATGGCTTCGCAGAACCTTGAGGCTGAGTTGAAGAGTCTCCAGGGGCCCATCACGCCGGCTCGGCGCACCGGCCCCCCTGATACGCAGGAGGCATTCGTAGCCTGGTTCGTCCGGTTGCACTCTCACTTCAGCAAAGGGGAGATCTTTTCATCATaccaggagctcgagaaggaggtggTCAATCATTTGGAGATTGCGATCAAGGCACCAAACACTCAAGCCATGCTCCTCAAAATGGTCTTGCTCAACATCTCTGCTTTTTACGCGTCCAATGAGAAACTGAACGGCAAGTGGAAACACTAG
- a CDS encoding telomerase activating protein Est1, which yields MRAQDTPELFVKDMYRGFAKALTGLCEMYGNEDLKLAPYLLAEDQEAIGMLPLCDPQLPGSCRLNYNEDTGSLKPQVEHYGGQKLSGLQETFSRVLDTIKCGFFLANDDTDFPFTYTSSPKGLTFKHEEDYTPKPEVVAAITQPSVAGNAPAEVVIAHRERPQHSSRAKNTSPSSTPSVSHHDAAPPQVHSHSTPGRQKVQGQSESHPTPGRNRAQGQSEYDFSSDADMLHMVNDFLMPPQAHMSSTESHEETSYGMNSVMANEVFGVPPTNSPPALGSATAKTFPSLPWNMIYTPTPQGKNSELTPPDRAIRDAAARQSFDGSADPKRNVSASGHAMFDDPFADFRENQYLPQRQQQAQQRPFASTPDITAHQDRLLQAFGKQPTDSRSMSRDFSGAGYGLWGTPYAELNPNTLQPRASSTHARSLSASRHQYAQSPSMVQGAAENFLPSSGTQFSNVSGIYQSTPCNGINYTATTAFGRGPIADMREDPTHYKNLVRQNGGAATDGYTAGYNDMILQSAMADEMKRASGPSTRH from the coding sequence ATGCGTGCCCAAGACACTCCGGAACTCTTCGTCAAGGACATGTACAGAGGCTTTGCCAAGGCACTGACTGGCCTTTGCGAGATGTATGGCAACGAAGATCTCAAGCTGGCCCCCTACCTACTTGCCGAGGACCAGGAAGCCATAGGGATGCTTCCGCTCTGCGACCCACAGCTGCCGGGCAGTTGTCGTCTCAACTACAACGAGGATACCGGAAGCCTGAAGCCGCAGGTCGAACACTATGGCGGTCAGAAGCTCAGCGGTCTGCAAGAGACGTTTTCCAGAGTCTTGGACACAATCAAGTGCGGGTTTTTCCTCGCCAATGACGATACAGACTTCCCCTTCACCTACACCTCGTCTCCTAAGGGACTCACCTTCAAACACGAGGAGGACTACACGCCCAAGCCTGAGGTTGTTGCCGCCATTACTCAACCCTCGGTTGCGGGAAACGCCCCTGCCGAGGTTGTTATCGCGCACCGTGAACGGCCTCAGCATTCCAGTCGTGCCAAAAATACTTCTCCGAGTTCAACACCATCTGTATCCCACCACGATGCAGCTCCGCCGCAGGTGCATTCGCACTCTACCCCTGGCCGCCAAAAGGTTCAAGGCCAATCTGAGTCGCATCCTACTCCGGGTCGCAACAGAGCCCAAGGCCAGTCTGAGTATGATTTCAGTTCTGATGCTGATATGCTGCACATGGTCAACGACTTCCTCATGCCTCCTCAAGCTCACATGTCTTCCACGGAGAGTCACGAGGAGACTTCCTATGGAATGAACTCGGTCATGGCTAACGAGGTATTTGGTGTGCCCCCAACCAATAGCCCGCCTGCGCTCGGATCCGCCACAGCCAAGACGTTCCCAAGCCTGCCATGGAATATGATTTACACCCCAACGCCCCAGGGCAAGAACTCGGAGCTAACACCACCAGACCGCGCCATCCGCGATGCAGCTGCTCGGCAATCTTTTGATGGCAGTGCTGACCCCAAGAGAAACGTATCGGCCTCTGGCCATGCGATGTTTGATGACCCATTCGCGGATTTTCGCGAGAACCAGTACCTGCcccagcggcagcagcaagcgCAGCAGCGGCCCTTCGCCAGCACTCCTGACATCACGGCTCATCAAGACCGCCTGCTGCAGGCGTTTGGCAAACAGCCTACCGACTCGAGGTCCATGAGCCGTGACTTCTCAGGCGCAGGTTACGGCCTGTGGGGAACCCCATACGCGGAACTCAACCCCAATACGCTGCAGCCCAGGGCGTCGTCTACCCATGCTCGCTCGTTGAGCGCGTCTCGGCATCAGTACGCCCAAAGCCCCAGCATGGTTCAGGGTGCTGCAGAGAACTTTTTGCCGTCTTCGGGGACCCAGTTTTCCAACGTCAGCGGCATCTACCAAAGCACTCCATGCAACGGCATCAACTACACGGCGACAACTGCTTTCGGAAGAGGCCCTATCGCTGACATGCG